The nucleotide window AGCTTCCCGTCCTTCCCGGCGCCCTGGTCGAGGTTCCAGAGATTAGCGCGCCTGACCGGCCTGCAGTCAGGATACATCTCGTTCGTAGCCGTATGCCCTATGAATACGTACTCGTAGGGAAATTTCTCCCCCGCTTCCTCACGGCGGACTGACTCAATAGTAAAAGTATCTCTCCCTCGGTAGTAATTTCTCTCCTTCCGCTGTTTATCGACAGGATAGCCCCAGTCGAGACCGGCGTGGACGTAGAGCCTGTTCTTCTCATCTATGAAATAGAGGACGGCGCGCTCGATGAACCCGGCGTGACGCTTGAACAGCTTCTTCCTCAGCTTCCCGTCCCTGAGATAAGACAGGATGGTATTCCCGCCTCCCCTTTTAAGCCACCGTTTCTTCTTTTTTTTATTTCCTTTCCAGTCGTCCCTGAACCACCTCCTCACCTGCTCGTCGTGATTTCCAAGCACCCAGATAAAATTCTTCACCCCGGTCAGAAGCTCCACGCAATCGGCCGATTCGGGATGCCCGTCATACAGGTCGCCCAGTGATACGAGCCTGTCCCTTTCCGCATCGAATGCCGAGCGCTTCAGTACCTGCCGGAGGGCCTTCAGGTTTCCGTGAACATCTCCCAAAACAAGTGTTCTCATTCAGACCTCATCTTAACTTAACGCGTGCGTAAAATAAACATACAGCGCTCCATAATTCGCTTAACAGTCGTTTCTACGGTATGCGCGCACATTGTGTATATACTCGATTTCTACGAGACTCCTCCGCCGTCTATACCCCGTCATTTCGAACCCATCGACAAACTCAGGATAAATTCCGTGAGAAATCCAGTCTTTTATCTTTTCCCTTCTCGACATTACAGAAATTGCGTTAAAAAAATAAATTACGGAATCGTAAAAATATTTTAGGGATGCGGATGAATTAAAATATTTTAGATGAAGTAATTTATTTTTAGCTATTTCTGTTAAGTCGGTGATTTTTGTTTCTTTTCATCAAGGAAAAGAAAATATAATGCTTTATCTTTTGCTGTCATTTCGACCAACGAGAGAAATCTGCTTTTTATTCCTTCCACCTCGCAGGGACGGTTCTGAATATATGTAAGAACCGAACGCCATTACCTAACAACCACTTATGCTCTTTAAATTCCGGTACAATGTTCCCAAACCCAAAACAGGTTAGGATGGAGGGGATAAACTCCGCCCGTCACACATCTCTATAGTCCCGCCGCGCGTGAGGAAGTATTATTAGAGCAAACATTTCATGGAGGAATAGCAGATGAAGTCATTTATCCTTTTTTTTAGTATGTCACTGTTACTTGCGCTTCTTACCTTTGCCCCCAAGGGCGGAGCGGAGGAGGAAGCCGCCTACGTGCCCGAGCCGGGCGATGAGGTAGTCATCTATACGATCAAGTATAAACCCGAGGATTTCGAGAAAGGTAAAAAGATACAGGTCGAGGGATTCGGCAAGGCGATGACCGCTTCAGGACAGTCGAGGGCAACTTACTTCCTGGCTGATCCCGAGAACAGCGTGACCCTGGCTGTCTCCTTCTTCAAGAAAAGCCACAGCGTGGAGGATTGGCACAGTCATGAGGAGAGGGAAAAGGTCCTTGAGAAATTGAAACCGCTCTGGCGTGAGCCTGTAAGCTATGAGCGCTTCACGCTTATTGATTCGCACAGTACGGATTGACCGGCTTTCGGCTCATATGCGTTAAACGCCCTTTCCGGCCGGGTCATGTATTATTATGACCTTACCATATTATCGGAGGAGAGGGTCATATGAATTTTCAGGAATATCAGAGAAAGGCCAGAAGCTTTGCCATATATCCCCACAGGGGAAACGAATACGGTTTCGCCTACGTCGCGCTCGGACTCAACGGGGAGGCGGGCGAAGTAGCAGAGCACGCGAAAAAAGTAATGCGCGACGACTCGGGAGCCATAACCGCAGAAAGGAAGACTCACCTTAAGAAGGAGCTTGGGGATGTGCTCTGGTATATATCGAACTGCTGCTCCGAGCTCGGCATCAGTCTCAATGAAGTCGCCGAGGAAAATATAGAAAAACTGTCGAGCAGAAAGAAAAGAGGGAAGATCAAAGGCCAGGGAAGCCACAGATAGCACCTTGCTTCGTTATGCCGAGTAATTATAGTAGTGCTGAGACACGCACATTGCGTGATTCTAAAATTCCCTGCAACTCATACGCCTAACCGGCAATCTCCGTAAGCTCTTCTAATTCTCCGTACC belongs to Deltaproteobacteria bacterium and includes:
- a CDS encoding nucleoside triphosphate pyrophosphohydrolase family protein; this translates as MNFQEYQRKARSFAIYPHRGNEYGFAYVALGLNGEAGEVAEHAKKVMRDDSGAITAERKTHLKKELGDVLWYISNCCSELGISLNEVAEENIEKLSSRKKRGKIKGQGSHR
- a CDS encoding metallophosphoesterase, with the protein product MRTLVLGDVHGNLKALRQVLKRSAFDAERDRLVSLGDLYDGHPESADCVELLTGVKNFIWVLGNHDEQVRRWFRDDWKGNKKKKKRWLKRGGGNTILSYLRDGKLRKKLFKRHAGFIERAVLYFIDEKNRLYVHAGLDWGYPVDKQRKERNYYRGRDTFTIESVRREEAGEKFPYEYVFIGHTATNEMYPDCRPVRRANLWNLDQGAGKDGKLTIMDADTFEYWQSGG